A window of Sagittula sp. P11 genomic DNA:
CAGCATGAGCGCGGCTGTGACGAAACCGGCGGCGACGAGTGGCGAGAGCACGCTGTTCAGCCGTCCCGAAAAGACGAAGATGGTCTGCATGCCCACCGACAGCACAAGCGCCACGGTGGCGATCAGCAGCGGGATGCGGGCGGAGCGGAAGATGGCGGAGGTCACGCGGTGGCTGGCCAGCCGTCCGATGCGGCGCAATGCCCGCGACATGGCCCAGCCCGACAACCCGGCGAGGAAGATGAGCAGCGGCACACCCAGAACCTCCCACCACATCAGGCGCCAGAAGGCCGGTTCGCGCAGCGCGTCGGGCAGCCATTTCTCGAACCCCGTGGGCCCGTAGGCGGCATAGAGCGGGGCGATGTTACGCACGGTGCGGGCGGAGATCACCCAGACCGGGTCCGCGCCCTCGGGCTTCACCCGCTCCAGCCGGATGGCGGAGGGCACGCCGTCAAGGTCGATTTCCCACAGCAGGAGCGAGCGGCGCGGCATCCCGGCGGTGGCGGCGTTCGACGTCTCGAGCGCGTCGAGCCCGTCGGGGCGGTCGATGATCTGGCTCCAGTCGACGATCACGCGGCGGGCGATCACCGTGCCGAGGTCGCGCGCCAGCCGGTCGCCCGCCGAGCGCTGCACCTCCGGTTCGAGGTCGTTGAGGTTGAGGAGGTGGCCAAGCTGGCCGGGCGCGTCGGCGGGGGTGTCGCTGCGTTGCCCGGCGCGCATCAGCAGCTCCATCGTCGCGCGAGGGGTGGAGCGGTCGATCCAGTCCGGCGCGGGTCCGAGCCCGTCGTTCAGGGACTCGACCTCGAACCATGGCGATGGCGATTGGGCATGCGCGAGGCCCCCGTGCAGGAGAAGCCAGAGCGCGGCGAGGGCCATGAGGCCGAGGTCGAAATACAGTCGCATCGGCAAGACAACGCCGCCCGGGCGAAAGGCGTTCCGGGCGGCGTTCGGCAATAGCGACGGGGCAGGGCGCAGAGCGCCCGGCGATTTACATGAAGCCCAGTTCCAGCCGCGCTTCGTCCGACATCATGTCCATGCCCCAGGGCGGCTCCCACGTCAGGTCGACGTCGACGTGTTTCACGCCGGGCAGGGGTTCGACCGCCTCGGCCACCCAGCCGGGCATCTCGCCCGCCACGGGGCAACCCGGCGCGGTGAGGGTCATGATGATCTTGACCTCGTTCTCCGGATTGATGTCGACCGTGTAGACAAGGCCCAGATCGTAGATGTTCACCGGGATTTCCGGGTCATAGACCGTGCGGCAGGCCTCCACCACGGTGTCGTAGAGCGGGTGGTCGGTGCTGGAGGGGGCGACCAGCGGCGCGCCTTCAAGCGGGGGGTTCTGCTCGCTCATGGGGATCCTCTTTCAAACCTGACCGAACATATAGGGATTAAGGCGGTCAGGGTAAAGGGTCGCACCGCGGCACTTGGCAATGCGGAACCCATTCGTAAACGCCATGTCAACTTTTGCCATGTTAACGATTCATGAGGAACGCGTGCCCCGTTTCGGCATGCGGCAAGGAGTTGGAATGCCGGGGACCATCGCCCAGAAAATCCGTTTTGTGCGGGCCTGCCTCCCCAGCCGCCGGCAGTTCTCCGGCTGGTGGATCGCGCCGTTCGCCATCGCCGGACTTCTGTTCTGGGTCTGGCTGATCCGGCTGGTCCTGCGGTTCTTCGGGGAGGCCGGATAACGGCAGGCGGTGCCCGCCTCAGTCCTCCGGCTCGATGCGGCGGCGGACGGGGGCAGGGCGGACCTTCGCCTCGATATGGTCATAGACCTTTTCGGCCACGTTCTTGCGGGTCGCGGTCTCGATCCCTTCGAGGCCGGGGCTGGAGTTCACTTCCAGCACCTTGGGGCCTGTCTCGGACCGTAGCAGGTCCACGCCGGCGAGGTTCAGGCGGAAAGAGCGGGCGGCGCGCAGGGCGGTGTCGCGCTCCTCCTTCGTGATGCGCACGACCGAGGCCTGGCCGCCCCGGTGCAGGTTGGAGCGGAAATCGCCCTCCGCCCCGGTGCGTTTCATCGAGGCCACGACCTTGCCTCCGACGACGAGGCAGCGGATGTCCTCTCCGGCGGCCTCCTTCACGAAGTCCTGAACGAGGAAATTCGCCTTCAGCCCGCGGAAGGCGTCGATGACCGATTCCGCGGCCTTCTTGGTCTCGGCCAGCACCACGCCCTTGCCCTGCGTCGATTCGAGCAGCTTCACGATCAGCGGTGCGGTCCCCACGAGCCGCATCAGCGACTGCGTGTCCTTGGGCGAGGCGGCGAAGGCGGTGTTGGGCATGCCGATCTTGTGCCGCGCCATGAGCTGGTGGGCGTAAAGCTTGTCGCGCGAGGCGGCGATCCCGTCCGAGCCGTTCAGGCAGAAGGTGCCGATCGTCTCGAACTGGCGGATGACGGCGGTGCCGTAGGAGGTGATGGAGGCGCCGATGCGCGGGATCACCGCGTCGTAGCGCGGCAGGCGCTTGCCGTCGTAGTGCACCTCCGGCGCCATGGCGTTGATCGCCATGTAGCAGCGCGTGGTGTCGATGACCTCGACGGTGTGGCCGCGTTTCTCGCCTTCCTCGACCAGCCGGCGGGTGGAATAGTTGTCCTCCCGGCTCAGCACCGCAACGCGCAGGGCGCGGTTGGGCGCGGCGCTGCGCACGCGGGCGGTGGTGTAGACGTCGTAGGACATCTTCGGCTGCTGGAAGCGGTCGGTGGCGACGATGGTGATGTGATCCTTCAGCGCCTCGCGCCCCAGCAGCATCCGCGACGCCATGGAGGAGCGGTCGGTCAGCGTCAGTTCGATCCGCCAGCTTTCGTCGCCCACGCGCAGGGTCGAGGCGATGACATAGCGCATCTCCGACTCGCCGTTCGACGAGGTGACCTGCCGCCGGTCGACGATCCGGGCGGAGCAGGGAATCACCAGGTCCTCGCGTCCCGGGACGGGGTGCACGGTAAAGCGCACCTTGGGGGCGGAGGCCGACCCGAAGGTTTCGATGTCGAAGGCGTGCAGGGCGGATGTCCGGGCGCCGGTGTCGACCTTGGCGCGCAGCGCCGGAAGGCCGAGATCGGGCAGCGAGACCCATTCCTCCCAGCCGAAGCGGATCATGTCCGTCGGCGTTTCGGGCGTGTCGGTCATGCTGTCGTGGCTCCCTTCTCGTCGCTTGGGCGGCATGTTCGGCCCCGGCCTACCAAGGCCGGGGGGCGGCGTCCAGCACTCACGATTGCGTCAGGAAACGGCGCTGAGGGCGCGGTTCAGGCCCGGCGATCGAGCCACTCGCGCACCTCTGTCAGACGGGAACGTGCCACCGGGACAGAGGTTCCGTCATCCAGCTTAAGAACGTGTTTCTGCCCGTCTCGCGATAGTCCGCGCGCGACGCGGGCTGCCACCCACCACGAGCGGTGCGGCTGTATGCCGTCGTCCGGCTCGGTCTGGGCCACGATGTCCGAAAGGCGCGCGCGCTGCGTGATGGTGGTGCGGTCGAGCACGACATGTACGTGGTGTTCGCGGGCCTGGATATGGCGGAGGCGGGCGAGGGGGACGGGTTCCGCGCCGATCAGGATGCGGCGGCTGTCTTCGTCCGACTCGTCCTCGGGCGTGGCGGTGGAGGCGGCGGCCGGTTCGGGTTCGGGTTCGGCCTGCGCCGGGGGCTGCGGCTGGCTGACGACCGGGCGCACGTATCGCATGTAGATGAGGATGAACATCTCGGCGATCACGAAATAGAAGAGAATCCTCGGCCAGATCGCGAAAGGCACGGCACCGTGGCTTGCGACGGCGGTCAGCCATTCGCCGATGAGCACGGTGGGTGTCAGCGCCGCAAGCGCCGCGATGAACCCGGGGGTTGTGAATCGCTTCGTCCGCTGCTGGAGCGCGGCCAGCGCGAAGATCACGAGGCCATGGGTGACCAGGAAGAGAACCACGACCAGCGCCCAGAGCCCCAGTGTCACGGCCAGGCTGATCTTTCCGAGCATTCCGGGCGCGTCCGTCGCCACCAGAAGCCCGTAGGCGCAGAGCAGGTAAACCTGGGTTCCGGAGCCCCGCAACAGCGAGATGTATTCCGCGGTACTGATTTCGTAGCGCTGACCGAGCGGGTCAAAGAAGGCGACGTTCTGTCTGAGGATATGCTCCACGGGGCGACTTCCCTTGGGTATTGGTTACTAGGCAACTATCGGCGACTGTCTGACAAGGATGACCTACTCTGCCATGATTTGGAAAGGTGTTGAAATGACACGGTGTTTTTCGGCGACTTTACGTCAGGTGAGTTCGCGGCAAGCGGCCCAACCCAGCGTTGCGCGACGGGTTCGGGGCGCGCGACGGTAACGATCAGGCGGCGGCCAATGGTATCTGAAGATGTCACGTGAGGGTCGATTCGAAGCAGGGCTACGCGGTCAGTGGTAGCATGGCCGGCCGGCGTCCGCCTTATTGGATGGCCGCGTTCGAGGCCTTCGTTGCCCCTCTGCGTCACTGTGACTGTGCGATGCTGGACGGGAGATGGGCACCTGAAGGGCCGCCGGAATTTTTGCGAAAAAGCTGGTCGGAAACCGCTTGACGGCAGTAGGTGCAGCCCATAGAAGGCCTCTCACGCCACGAGGCAGACAGCTTCGGGCGGGCAGCGAGCGGTTGTAGCTCAGTTGGTTAGAGTACCGGCCTGTCACGCCGGGGGTCGCGGGTTCGAGCCCCGTCAACCGCGCCACCGCTGTCCGATCACATGGCGTCAGAACAGCCCTCGCTTCGGCGGGGGCTTTTGCTTTTCCGGGCCTTTTTCCAGAGAGATCGCCGGTTTGCGCGGGTCGGCGAAGGGCAGGGCGGAGCGCCGGGGATTTTCCGCCCGTGCCGTTGGATTTTCCGCTTGACCACCCGGTGCGCTGCGGACTATCTGCCCCCACAAAGCGCGGTTGTAGCTCAGTTGGTTAGAGTACCGGCCTGTCACGCCGGGGGTCGCGGGTTCGAGCCCCGTCAACCGCGCCACTTTCCCCCCTTCAGTGACTTCGTTCGATAGCTTCGAACGCCCGACAGAAGGGGCATGCGCCGACGGTGCGCATTTTCCTGAAATTTCGTGACTTTCTGTGGAACCGAACGCGCAGCCGCGTCGTTTATCCCGCATGAAGGCCTCGTCGCTGTGGTCTTCACCGAGGACAGAGATCGCGAATGTCGGGTATACCTGACTGCCAATCCCCCGCGATCCCTGCCAGAAACGAAAAAGGCGCCGCAAAGGGCGCCTTCTTGGTGGAGTAGATAAAGGGGTAAGCCTCAGGCGCCCCAGGAGCGCACGGGGCCGCAGTCCATATGTACGAAGTTGGAGCCGGAGTAACGACCGACGCCACCGCCGTGGCAGGCCATAGCTGCCTTTGCCATCTGGTTGACGGACCGGCTGGAAAGCCGGAGGTCAGCCGCCTCGCCGCGCAGGTGGCGGGAGTTCTTGGCGACGCCGGACGACTTGGACCGCAGCATCGCGTTGGTTTTCGGCGAACGATAGCCGGAGATGAGCATGTAGGGCTCGGAACAGTCGAGAAGCCGGTGCGCCGCCGTACAGATGTCGATGGTGCGGGCGTCGATGTTCTTGACGTCGTTCGTGCGCCAGTCGCGCATGAAGTAGTTGATTTCCTTGATTGCATCGGCGAGGTACTGGCCTTCAATCCAGTAAATCATGTCGATGCGTTCCCCGGTCCTGCCGGAGTACATGCGGAGGCGTCTGATGTCGCCCGCGCCGCGCAGGAAGCCTGCTGCGTTGGAGTAGGTGGGCGCAGCTGCGAGTGTCGTTGCTGCGAAGGCGCCGAGGATACCCCGGCGCGTGAAGCTGCCCGTTGTCGAATCTGCCATGATGAGCGCCTGTCCCTGGTCGCTGTTACCTGTGTACGCACACCTCGTTGGGTGTGCACTGCCATCTATCCCCAGATGTCGGAACCTGTATGGCACGAATCGCATAGTGGAGAAAGTGCGATTTATGACGAATTTTATCCTTCAAGAGGGAAGTGGCAAAATCTCGCGCAGTGCTGGGAAGGTGTGGCGCAAATGCGCGGATCGGGCGCCCGGAACACATCGGAGCCCGTCTGCCACGTTTGTGAGTTTACAGGGTTATGACATTGTTAGACAAGTTTAAATCAAGGGCGGACAGAAGATATGAGGGTCAAGGAATGAAAGTTGCGAAGGTCGGGCTGCGTGCCCTTTTGCTGGCCGGTGTGATGGCTGCCGCCTTGCCCGCGGTCGGCGCGGCAGAGGAATTGTCCTTCAAGGTGACGGCCTACAAGCAGGCCGTGGCGGAACACGTCGGGCAGAATGAAAGCATCGCCGCCTTCTACCGTGCACGCGGGTTCGAGCCGATCTGGACCGGCCCCTCCGAGGAGGATCGCGCCCGTCGCGTGGCGCTGCTGGAAGCCTTTGCCATGGCTGACGTGCACGGCCTGCCCACCCGTCTTTATAATGAGCACACCCTGCGCGCGCAGCTGGCCGCCGCCACGTCCGGCCGCGACCGCGGCCTTCTGGAGGTGGAACTGTCGAAGCTGTTCATCAGCTTCGCCAACGATCTGCAGACCGGCGTGCTGGACGATCCGGGCGCCGTGGTGTCCGACATCAAGCGCGAGGTCCCGCGCCGCGCGCCCGAGGAACTGCTGTCGCGTCTGACGACCGAGCGTCCCGATGCCGTGTTCCGCAGCCTCGTCCCGCCGACCGCCGAATACTCGCGCCTGATGCGCGCCAAGCTGATGCTGGAACAGCGCATCCGTCACGGCGGCTGGGGCCCCATCGTGCAGGCGTCGAGCCTCGAGCCGGGGCAGAGCGGGCCTGACGTGGTCGCCCTGCGCAACCGTCTTGTCGCGATGAACTATCTCAAGCCGTCGCTGACCACCCGCTACGACGAGAACATGACCGCCGCCGTGCGCGCGGTGCAGGAGGATCACGGGCTCGAGGTCGACGGCGTGGCCGGTGCATCGACCATGAAGGCGATCAACGCCGCGCC
This region includes:
- a CDS encoding LytTR family DNA-binding domain-containing protein; the protein is MEHILRQNVAFFDPLGQRYEISTAEYISLLRGSGTQVYLLCAYGLLVATDAPGMLGKISLAVTLGLWALVVVLFLVTHGLVIFALAALQQRTKRFTTPGFIAALAALTPTVLIGEWLTAVASHGAVPFAIWPRILFYFVIAEMFILIYMRYVRPVVSQPQPPAQAEPEPEPAAASTATPEDESDEDSRRILIGAEPVPLARLRHIQAREHHVHVVLDRTTITQRARLSDIVAQTEPDDGIQPHRSWWVAARVARGLSRDGQKHVLKLDDGTSVPVARSRLTEVREWLDRRA
- a CDS encoding murein L,D-transpeptidase, which codes for MKVAKVGLRALLLAGVMAAALPAVGAAEELSFKVTAYKQAVAEHVGQNESIAAFYRARGFEPIWTGPSEEDRARRVALLEAFAMADVHGLPTRLYNEHTLRAQLAAATSGRDRGLLEVELSKLFISFANDLQTGVLDDPGAVVSDIKREVPRRAPEELLSRLTTERPDAVFRSLVPPTAEYSRLMRAKLMLEQRIRHGGWGPIVQASSLEPGQSGPDVVALRNRLVAMNYLKPSLTTRYDENMTAAVRAVQEDHGLEVDGVAGASTMKAINAAPEERLKSIMVAMERERWLNFPEGRGKRHVLVNLVDFHAQIIDDDKVTFETRSVIGQNQSTHRTPEFSDMMEHMVINPFWYVPRSIIVNEYLPLLRSNPGAAGHLEIIDGRGRVVSRGQSFAQYSSRSFPYSMRQRPGPRNALGTVKFMFPNKYNIYLHDTPSQSLFSREVRTFSHGCVRLNDPHDFAYVLLSRQEQDPVNFFQSILRSGQNTKVPLAEPIPVHLVYRTAFTQAKGNVNFRDDVYGRDEILWRALQNEGVSLMTHWDS
- a CDS encoding mechanosensitive ion channel family protein, with product MRLYFDLGLMALAALWLLLHGGLAHAQSPSPWFEVESLNDGLGPAPDWIDRSTPRATMELLMRAGQRSDTPADAPGQLGHLLNLNDLEPEVQRSAGDRLARDLGTVIARRVIVDWSQIIDRPDGLDALETSNAATAGMPRRSLLLWEIDLDGVPSAIRLERVKPEGADPVWVISARTVRNIAPLYAAYGPTGFEKWLPDALREPAFWRLMWWEVLGVPLLIFLAGLSGWAMSRALRRIGRLASHRVTSAIFRSARIPLLIATVALVLSVGMQTIFVFSGRLNSVLSPLVAAGFVTAALMLIVNVIEVILDEITGFEQMDLTRQQFDETRTRATRIAAVRRLLVIVVFLFGFGIVLSSANLFRTYGFSLLASAGVLTLILGFAARTILANILSSLQIALNQSARIGDRVVYKGALCHVERINFTYVQLHSWDGTRLVVPVNEFTSTTFENWTLKEPEMLRVLKFKLAPSVDIDRLRTCLGEVLDELDPEELDDRDKASVSVTGQDAFGIDVWFMVPCRDPNTSWDVACTARERLVARLARIEEEGTTVFPEVPSADAA
- a CDS encoding DUF882 domain-containing protein; amino-acid sequence: MADSTTGSFTRRGILGAFAATTLAAAPTYSNAAGFLRGAGDIRRLRMYSGRTGERIDMIYWIEGQYLADAIKEINYFMRDWRTNDVKNIDARTIDICTAAHRLLDCSEPYMLISGYRSPKTNAMLRSKSSGVAKNSRHLRGEAADLRLSSRSVNQMAKAAMACHGGGVGRYSGSNFVHMDCGPVRSWGA
- the rimK gene encoding 30S ribosomal protein S6--L-glutamate ligase — its product is MTDTPETPTDMIRFGWEEWVSLPDLGLPALRAKVDTGARTSALHAFDIETFGSASAPKVRFTVHPVPGREDLVIPCSARIVDRRQVTSSNGESEMRYVIASTLRVGDESWRIELTLTDRSSMASRMLLGREALKDHITIVATDRFQQPKMSYDVYTTARVRSAAPNRALRVAVLSREDNYSTRRLVEEGEKRGHTVEVIDTTRCYMAINAMAPEVHYDGKRLPRYDAVIPRIGASITSYGTAVIRQFETIGTFCLNGSDGIAASRDKLYAHQLMARHKIGMPNTAFAASPKDTQSLMRLVGTAPLIVKLLESTQGKGVVLAETKKAAESVIDAFRGLKANFLVQDFVKEAAGEDIRCLVVGGKVVASMKRTGAEGDFRSNLHRGGQASVVRITKEERDTALRAARSFRLNLAGVDLLRSETGPKVLEVNSSPGLEGIETATRKNVAEKVYDHIEAKVRPAPVRRRIEPED
- a CDS encoding SUF system Fe-S cluster assembly protein; this encodes MSEQNPPLEGAPLVAPSSTDHPLYDTVVEACRTVYDPEIPVNIYDLGLVYTVDINPENEVKIIMTLTAPGCPVAGEMPGWVAEAVEPLPGVKHVDVDLTWEPPWGMDMMSDEARLELGFM